A genomic stretch from Candidatus Melainabacteria bacterium includes:
- a CDS encoding dTDP-4-amino-4,6-dideoxygalactose transaminase yields MSPAADTSTKNAGYTIPFNRPCFAGPEQEYIAQSIANSHVSGDGPFTKKCHGLLENFLGVKKALLTTSCTHALEMSALLLDIKEGDEVIVPSFTFVSTINAFVLRGAKPIFVDVRPDTLNLDEKLVSKAITAKTKAIVPVHYAGVACEMDEIMAAAGSEIAVVEDNAHGFFGEYKGRKLGTFGQMSTLSFHETKNFQCGEGGALILNDEKLIERAEIIREKGTNRSRFFRGQVDKYSWVDLGSSYLPSDLLAAFLYAQLQANKAIQTKRQQIWNMYHEHLHEWAGAGNVTLPTVPEHCRQPYHMFYMLLPSLKVRQALIAHLKKDGILAVYHYLPLHISDMGKQYGGQAGDCPVTEDISDRLLRLPFYNSLTEEDQMKVVESILRFSEF; encoded by the coding sequence ATCAGCCCGGCAGCTGACACCTCTACAAAAAATGCGGGGTACACGATTCCTTTTAATCGCCCCTGCTTCGCCGGTCCTGAACAAGAATATATAGCGCAGTCAATCGCCAACAGTCACGTCTCAGGCGACGGGCCATTTACCAAGAAGTGTCATGGCTTGCTCGAAAATTTCCTGGGCGTAAAAAAAGCATTGCTTACGACTTCATGCACACACGCATTGGAGATGTCTGCTCTCCTTCTGGATATAAAAGAAGGTGATGAAGTCATCGTTCCGTCTTTTACTTTCGTCTCCACAATCAACGCTTTTGTACTGCGCGGAGCTAAACCTATTTTTGTCGATGTGCGCCCGGACACGCTTAACCTCGATGAGAAGCTGGTCTCAAAGGCTATAACGGCAAAAACCAAAGCCATTGTGCCGGTGCACTACGCCGGAGTTGCCTGTGAAATGGACGAAATCATGGCAGCAGCAGGCTCAGAAATAGCCGTTGTTGAAGACAATGCTCACGGCTTTTTCGGTGAATATAAAGGCAGAAAGCTAGGAACATTCGGTCAAATGTCGACCTTGAGCTTCCACGAAACCAAAAACTTCCAGTGTGGTGAAGGCGGCGCCCTCATTCTCAACGATGAGAAGTTGATCGAACGAGCTGAAATAATCAGAGAAAAGGGTACCAACCGGAGCAGATTTTTCAGAGGACAGGTAGACAAATACAGCTGGGTTGACCTGGGTTCCAGTTATTTGCCTTCAGACCTTTTAGCAGCCTTCCTTTACGCTCAATTGCAAGCCAATAAGGCGATCCAAACGAAACGCCAGCAAATCTGGAACATGTATCACGAACACCTGCATGAATGGGCCGGCGCAGGCAATGTGACACTACCTACGGTGCCAGAGCACTGCCGACAGCCCTATCACATGTTTTACATGCTATTGCCTTCTCTGAAAGTGCGACAGGCATTAATTGCGCATCTCAAAAAGGACGGCATTCTGGCTGTCTACCACTATCTGCCGCTGCACATCTCCGACATGGGCAAACAATACGGCGGTCAGGCGGGTGATTGCCCGGTCACCGAAGATATAAGCGATCGCTTGCTGAGACTGCCTTTCTACAACAGCCTGACGGAAGAAGACCAGATGAAGGTAGTCGAGTCGATTCTGAGATTCTCGGAATTCTAA
- a CDS encoding N-acetyltransferase, which translates to MQDKRSKTVTAVELAAVEHADLEEILKWRNDRELSFTMTATPMPSTMQQVESWYASTNADRNQALLGIYSQEPKQLIGLFRLMYIDWISRVAELGIYIGPREFRGSGRGAQSLIQGLHYGFESLNLNKIWLRVISTNLPAIKLYKSLAFVEEGLLKEHFFAKGEYHDLIIMALTRQQFVENVRGR; encoded by the coding sequence ATGCAAGATAAGAGAAGCAAGACTGTAACCGCTGTTGAACTCGCCGCAGTCGAGCATGCCGATCTGGAAGAGATTTTGAAATGGCGCAACGATCGAGAGTTGTCGTTTACGATGACGGCTACACCGATGCCGTCGACTATGCAACAAGTCGAGTCCTGGTATGCCAGCACTAACGCCGATCGTAATCAGGCGCTGCTTGGTATTTACAGTCAAGAACCGAAACAATTGATTGGTCTGTTCCGGCTCATGTACATTGATTGGATTTCCCGTGTGGCCGAACTCGGCATCTATATCGGTCCCAGAGAATTCAGGGGCAGCGGTCGCGGTGCTCAGAGCTTGATTCAAGGCTTGCATTACGGATTTGAGTCTCTCAATTTAAACAAGATCTGGTTGCGAGTAATCTCGACAAATCTGCCTGCGATAAAGCTGTATAAGTCACTTGCCTTTGTAGAGGAAGGACTCTTGAAGGAGCATTTCTTCGCTAAGGGTGAGTATCACGACCTGATAATCATGGCCCTGACCAGGCAGCAATTTGTGGAGAATGTTCGCGGACGCTGA